A single region of the Sorex araneus isolate mSorAra2 chromosome 7, mSorAra2.pri, whole genome shotgun sequence genome encodes:
- the LOC129406463 gene encoding uncharacterized protein LOC129406463, which yields MASWGRWRGGGEGGGVLRAESVREPRSQATPGETIAAGERGAAISRRPGALHGHRARPAPPGLRRSARAARREGGARLHPESGALHLAPAARLCAPLPARWRGLAPREPRRRDCRFPLRRVGRPN from the exons ATGGCCAGCTGGGGGCGGTGGcgcggaggtggggagggggggggcgtgcTCCGGGCCGAGAGCGTGCGCGAGCCCCGCAGTCAGGCCACCCCGGGTGAGACAATAGCGGCGGGCGAGAGGGGCGCAGCCATCTCCCGGAGACCCGGCGCACTGCACGGCCACCGGGCGCGGCCAGCCCCGCCGGGACTCCGCCGCAGCGCCCGGGCGGCCCGACGCGAGGGCGGGGCGCGCCTGCACCCCGAGAGCGGCGCCCTCCACCTCGCCCCGGCCGCCCGCCTCTGCGCGCCCCTCCCGGCGCGCTGGCGGGGACTCGCGCCTCGGGAGCCCCGGCGCCGAGATTGCCGCTTCCCACTCCGCCGAG tgggtcgTCCGAACTGA